A DNA window from Thalassospiraceae bacterium LMO-JJ14 contains the following coding sequences:
- a CDS encoding acyl-CoA dehydrogenase family protein, translated as MDFELSEEQRMFMDAVDGFAERHLAADALARAHARGFPKDVAKMMSEQGLLGITMREEDGGQGGSLTDAVIAIQTIAKHCPRSADVVQAGNFGAVRVLAEYGTDDQKARYLRPILAGEKVISVAMSEPEAGSALTDLKTTATPAGDDGVHLNGTKVFSTHSPEADLFLVYCRYGPGVNGIGSVLVEPDTEGVTRGQPVMYLGGEEWCQIYFENAYIPPENILLREGGFKRQIAGFNVERLGNSSRAVALGRFAYEMARKHAMERHQFGRPLCEFQGLQWKFAEMKLKLESAQLLLMRAATKADQGFPSADDTALAKLACNRAGHEVSSEAMQIMGAAGYSQDCLIEYCFRRTRGWMIAGGSSEVMMNRIAEGIFERRFSQRPPKTDKQAS; from the coding sequence ATGGATTTTGAACTATCAGAAGAACAACGGATGTTCATGGACGCCGTTGACGGCTTTGCTGAGCGCCACCTTGCCGCCGATGCACTGGCGCGCGCGCATGCCAGGGGCTTCCCCAAGGATGTCGCGAAGATGATGTCCGAACAGGGGCTGCTCGGTATCACCATGCGTGAAGAGGACGGCGGCCAGGGCGGCTCGCTGACCGATGCGGTGATCGCCATCCAGACCATTGCCAAGCACTGCCCAAGAAGCGCTGACGTCGTACAGGCCGGCAATTTCGGTGCCGTGCGCGTGCTCGCCGAGTATGGCACGGATGACCAGAAAGCGCGTTATCTGAGACCGATCCTGGCCGGTGAAAAGGTCATCTCCGTGGCCATGTCGGAACCCGAAGCCGGCTCGGCCCTGACCGATCTCAAGACCACGGCGACGCCAGCCGGCGATGACGGTGTGCATCTGAACGGCACCAAGGTCTTTTCGACGCACAGCCCGGAAGCCGATCTGTTTTTGGTCTATTGCCGCTATGGCCCCGGTGTTAACGGGATCGGATCGGTGCTGGTCGAACCCGACACCGAAGGCGTCACACGCGGCCAGCCGGTGATGTATCTGGGCGGCGAGGAATGGTGTCAGATCTATTTCGAGAATGCCTACATTCCGCCGGAGAACATCCTGCTGCGCGAAGGCGGCTTCAAACGCCAGATCGCCGGATTCAACGTCGAGCGGCTGGGCAATTCGTCACGTGCCGTGGCGCTGGGCCGTTTTGCCTATGAGATGGCCCGCAAACACGCCATGGAACGGCACCAGTTCGGGCGTCCACTGTGCGAGTTTCAGGGGCTGCAGTGGAAATTCGCAGAGATGAAACTGAAGCTTGAATCGGCGCAGTTGCTGTTAATGCGCGCCGCGACAAAGGCCGATCAGGGCTTTCCGTCCGCGGACGATACGGCGCTTGCCAAGCTGGCCTGTAACCGGGCCGGTCATGAGGTTTCGAGCGAAGCAATGCAGATCATGGGGGCAGCCGGATATTCGCAGGACTGCCTGATCGAATACTGTTTCCGCCGCACGCGCGGCTGGATGATCGCCGGCGGCTCGTCGGAGGTGATGATGAACCGCATCGCCGAAGGCATCTTCGAACGCCGCTTTTCGCAGCGCCCGCCGAAGACCGACAAGCAAGCGTCATGA
- the hemA gene encoding 5-aminolevulinate synthase, whose translation MDYEQRFRAVVDDVRKDGRYRVFADLKREAGNFPHAVNYRDGTEHPVVIWCSNDYLGMGQNPAAIDAAGTAARTYGVGSGGTRNISGTTHLLVELENELAGLHNKEAALLFTSGFVSNDATISGVAKMLPGCIIFSDAMNHASMIDGVRHSGAEKRVFRHNDLAHLEELLAAAPMGAPKLIVFESVYSMDGDVSPIGKICDLAETYGAMTYLDEVHAVGLYGETGGGISERDGVAERVDIIEGTLAKAFGTMGGYVTGSATLIDAIRLTASGFIFTTTIAPPVAAAALTNVRHVRAHNDLRVRHQERAANLKQRLIKAGLPVMPSDTHIVPLFVGDPVLCKEATDILLEDHGIYIQPINYPTVPKGTERLRITPTPLHNDQLMDQLVTALGAVWKRLRLEIAA comes from the coding sequence ATGGACTACGAGCAGCGTTTCCGTGCCGTCGTCGACGATGTTCGCAAAGATGGACGCTACCGGGTTTTCGCCGACCTGAAGCGCGAAGCCGGAAACTTTCCGCACGCCGTCAATTACCGTGACGGGACGGAACATCCGGTCGTCATCTGGTGCTCCAACGATTACCTTGGCATGGGGCAGAACCCGGCCGCCATCGATGCCGCCGGCACGGCCGCCAGAACCTATGGCGTAGGCTCGGGCGGGACTCGGAATATCTCCGGTACCACGCATCTACTGGTCGAGTTGGAAAACGAACTGGCCGGCCTGCACAACAAGGAAGCGGCCCTGCTGTTCACGTCCGGGTTCGTATCAAACGACGCGACCATATCCGGGGTCGCTAAAATGCTGCCGGGCTGCATCATTTTTTCGGATGCCATGAATCACGCCTCGATGATCGACGGTGTCCGCCATTCGGGTGCGGAAAAGCGGGTTTTCCGGCATAACGATCTGGCGCATCTGGAAGAACTTCTGGCCGCAGCCCCGATGGGCGCGCCGAAGCTGATCGTCTTCGAAAGCGTGTATTCCATGGATGGCGACGTTTCGCCGATCGGCAAGATTTGCGATCTCGCCGAAACTTATGGGGCGATGACATATCTCGACGAGGTGCACGCGGTCGGTCTTTACGGCGAAACCGGCGGCGGCATTTCGGAGCGCGACGGCGTTGCTGAGCGCGTCGATATCATCGAAGGCACCCTGGCCAAGGCGTTCGGCACCATGGGCGGTTATGTGACCGGCTCGGCGACTTTGATCGATGCGATCCGGCTCACCGCCAGCGGTTTCATCTTCACCACCACCATCGCGCCGCCGGTCGCCGCCGCGGCCCTGACCAACGTCCGCCATGTACGCGCCCACAACGACCTCAGGGTCCGTCATCAGGAACGCGCCGCCAATCTGAAGCAACGCCTCATCAAGGCCGGGCTGCCGGTCATGCCGTCGGACACGCATATCGTGCCGCTGTTCGTCGGTGACCCGGTGCTGTGCAAGGAAGCGACCGACATCCTGCTTGAGGATCACGGCATCTACATTCAACCGATCAACTACCCGACGGTCCCCAAGGGGACGGAGCGGCTGCGCATCACACCGACACCGCTGCACAACGATCAGTTGATGGACCAGTTGGTCACGGCTCTCGGTGCTGTATGGAAGCGCCTGCGGCTGGAAATCGCCGCCTGA
- a CDS encoding alkaline phosphatase family protein, with translation MKRVVIVICDGLRADMVGSEYTPNLMRIAEAGVHCTAHSGVFPSTTRTTAAAIATGCLPARNGLQGNAVALDHGDGLKVYSVGPPAFRDLMFDAKGRTLKVPTMSERVKDAGGAVIYANASPGAGMFLDPDGFGHMIHRDVGFGPGRVTLEPHGTSHDAAGDAALTQRFIDEVLHDRKPALSLMWMCEPDHTQHGVALGSPAHIDVVRAADAQAGRVFDNIRAEIDRGDVLFMVASDHGHETISEIVDLEDVLIAAGLKDAPGSGDVAIAPQGMSATIYLSEDAKDRRDALVDHLRADDRIGAVYAGDEMAALGLDPDDGIDIVVVGAATEAPGAGGLPGCGTAFQGDLKISNNVGCGQHGGLGKYEQSPFLICAGAGFAAGNAIDAKTSAIDIAPTAMRHLGLEADDMDGRALQS, from the coding sequence ATGAAACGGGTCGTTATTGTCATTTGCGACGGGCTTCGAGCCGACATGGTCGGATCTGAATACACGCCGAACCTGATGCGCATCGCCGAAGCGGGCGTGCACTGCACGGCGCATTCGGGTGTCTTCCCGTCGACGACGCGGACCACGGCGGCGGCGATTGCCACCGGGTGCCTTCCCGCGCGCAACGGGCTGCAGGGCAATGCCGTCGCGCTCGACCATGGCGACGGGCTGAAAGTCTATTCCGTCGGCCCGCCGGCCTTCCGCGACCTGATGTTCGACGCCAAGGGCCGCACGCTCAAGGTGCCGACCATGTCTGAGCGCGTGAAGGACGCAGGCGGCGCCGTGATCTATGCCAATGCCTCGCCGGGGGCCGGGATGTTTCTCGACCCGGACGGCTTTGGTCACATGATCCATCGCGATGTCGGTTTCGGGCCGGGCAGGGTCACCCTTGAGCCGCACGGCACAAGTCACGATGCGGCGGGGGATGCGGCACTGACGCAACGCTTCATCGACGAGGTGCTGCATGATCGCAAACCGGCGCTGTCCTTGATGTGGATGTGCGAACCGGATCACACGCAGCATGGCGTGGCGCTCGGCTCGCCGGCGCATATCGACGTGGTGCGCGCCGCCGATGCGCAGGCCGGACGGGTGTTCGATAATATCCGCGCCGAAATCGACCGTGGCGACGTGCTGTTCATGGTCGCGTCCGATCACGGGCACGAGACGATTTCGGAAATCGTCGATCTGGAGGACGTCCTGATCGCGGCCGGCCTCAAGGACGCGCCCGGCTCCGGCGATGTCGCCATTGCGCCGCAGGGCATGAGCGCAACGATCTATCTTTCCGAAGATGCCAAGGACCGCCGGGATGCCCTCGTCGATCATCTGCGCGCGGACGACCGCATCGGCGCCGTTTATGCCGGCGATGAGATGGCGGCGCTCGGACTCGACCCCGATGACGGGATCGATATCGTCGTTGTCGGCGCCGCGACGGAAGCACCGGGTGCGGGCGGTCTGCCCGGTTGCGGCACGGCGTTTCAGGGCGATCTGAAAATCTCCAACAATGTCGGCTGTGGCCAGCACGGCGGGCTCGGCAAATACGAGCAAAGTCCGTTCCTGATCTGCGCCGGGGCAGGGTTCGCCGCCGGGAATGCGATCGACGCGAAAACCTCGGCCATCGATATCGCGCCGACGGCGATGCGGCATCTGGGTCTTGAAGCCGATGACATGGACGGGCGGGCGTTGCAGTCTTGA
- a CDS encoding CBS domain-containing protein → MKIMPDVIHDQNLLVARPEDNARHVAKAMVQRQVSSILVLDEAGKLIGIVTERDFTRRFAVEGVDAEKTTAGDIMTRDVETLSPDDSAFAALELMELRNFRHLPVVGGDGKPLGIVSIRDLYAVVNRESRSLLAKTQTYLFDDRYNLDM, encoded by the coding sequence ATGAAAATAATGCCCGATGTCATTCACGATCAGAATCTTCTCGTCGCCCGGCCCGAAGACAATGCCCGCCATGTGGCAAAAGCCATGGTACAGCGTCAGGTTTCGTCGATCCTTGTGCTCGATGAGGCGGGGAAGCTGATCGGTATCGTCACGGAGCGCGATTTCACCCGCCGCTTTGCCGTCGAAGGAGTCGATGCGGAAAAGACCACGGCCGGCGACATCATGACCCGGGACGTCGAGACCCTGTCACCGGACGATTCCGCGTTTGCCGCGCTGGAATTGATGGAGCTGCGCAATTTCCGGCATCTGCCGGTTGTCGGCGGGGACGGAAAGCCGCTCGGCATCGTCTCGATCCGCGATCTGTATGCCGTCGTTAACCGGGAGTCGCGGAGCCTGCTCGCCAAAACCCAGACGTATCTGTTCGACGACCGCTATAATCTTGACATGTGA
- a CDS encoding MFS transporter: protein MSDTSLHGGGNPWFGRLPALIFSHVVGTMNVVSVMAMAPVISADLDLSAAEFGAFVSTYYAAQATGSMPAGAITDRFGVGRTLVFAHCLMAIAAVTLAIADGYVQCLGAMFLMGFGYCMTNPSTARGVLDWFPRERRGTAMGLKQVGVPIGGVIAAGNGALAAYVNWQLIMWGVAAAMVLNGIYCLVLVRYHVPLPIDQRRSIVANMGDVLKDWNFNVYAILNGLLNVGQTNFFGFLTLFLTSVAKASQEVAGLSIGLAQTASAAARIGWGVVSDKYFVGKRGQLVAWICGASAVFLAAMAFVGPGPGLYMGLGLAVALGITIASFAPVAQAIVVEAVEPRLAGSAMGVNMVGVHIGGMLGPVMFGWVVDNWGGFDAAWLVTAGIVCVGLVLLVFVFKERTQ from the coding sequence TTGAGCGACACCTCCTTGCACGGTGGCGGAAATCCCTGGTTCGGCCGACTGCCGGCACTGATCTTCTCGCATGTGGTCGGGACCATGAATGTGGTTTCGGTCATGGCCATGGCGCCGGTGATCTCTGCTGATCTCGATCTCAGCGCCGCCGAGTTCGGCGCGTTCGTCTCCACCTATTACGCGGCGCAGGCGACAGGCTCGATGCCGGCGGGCGCGATCACCGACCGTTTCGGCGTCGGGCGGACGCTGGTGTTCGCGCATTGCCTGATGGCGATTGCCGCCGTGACGCTGGCGATTGCCGACGGCTATGTGCAGTGCCTCGGCGCGATGTTCCTGATGGGCTTCGGGTATTGCATGACCAACCCGTCGACGGCGCGCGGCGTGCTCGACTGGTTCCCGCGCGAACGGCGCGGCACGGCGATGGGCCTGAAACAGGTCGGCGTGCCGATCGGCGGCGTGATCGCGGCGGGCAACGGCGCGCTGGCGGCGTATGTGAACTGGCAGTTGATCATGTGGGGCGTTGCCGCAGCGATGGTGCTTAACGGCATTTATTGTCTGGTGCTGGTGCGATATCACGTGCCGCTGCCGATCGATCAGCGCCGCAGCATCGTCGCCAACATGGGCGACGTGCTGAAGGACTGGAACTTCAACGTCTATGCGATCCTCAACGGCCTGTTGAATGTCGGACAGACCAACTTCTTCGGATTCCTGACGCTGTTTCTGACCTCCGTCGCCAAGGCGTCGCAGGAAGTCGCCGGTCTGTCCATCGGGCTGGCGCAGACGGCCAGTGCGGCGGCGCGGATCGGCTGGGGCGTGGTGTCGGACAAATATTTCGTCGGCAAGCGCGGGCAACTGGTGGCATGGATCTGCGGCGCGTCGGCGGTGTTCCTGGCGGCGATGGCGTTCGTCGGGCCGGGGCCGGGCCTTTACATGGGCCTCGGGCTTGCCGTTGCGCTCGGCATCACCATCGCATCCTTCGCGCCGGTGGCGCAGGCCATCGTCGTCGAAGCGGTCGAGCCGCGCCTGGCCGGCTCGGCGATGGGCGTCAACATGGTCGGCGTGCATATCGGCGGTATGCTGGGACCGGTTATGTTCGGCTGGGTCGTCGACAACTGGGGCGGCTTCGATGCCGCATGGCTGGTGACGGCGGGGATCGTCTGCGTCGGGCTGGTGCTTTTGGTGTTCGTCTTCAAGGAACGCACCCAGTGA
- a CDS encoding antibiotic biosynthesis monooxygenase: protein MLAVIFEVWPAKGHADDYFGLAMSLKSELEKADGFISVERFESVTAPGKFLSLSFWRDEDAVKAWYTHAGHGNAQQQGRDGIFRDYRIRVASVIRDYDMAAGRPEV, encoded by the coding sequence ATGCTCGCCGTCATCTTCGAAGTTTGGCCCGCCAAAGGTCACGCAGACGATTATTTCGGCCTCGCCATGTCCCTCAAATCCGAGCTTGAAAAGGCCGACGGTTTTATCTCCGTCGAGCGCTTCGAAAGCGTCACCGCGCCCGGCAAGTTTCTGTCGCTATCGTTCTGGCGCGACGAGGATGCGGTCAAAGCCTGGTATACGCACGCAGGCCACGGCAATGCCCAGCAGCAGGGCCGCGACGGCATCTTCCGCGATTACCGCATTCGCGTGGCGAGCGTGATCCGCGATTACGACATGGCTGCAGGCCGCCCTGAAGTTTAA
- a CDS encoding acetate--CoA ligase family protein, whose product MSGLVEALLTPRGVALVGASADPKKNTGRPQRYLGAHGFTGAIYPVNPGRDEVQGLSAYKSVGDIDGPCDQAFIMVPAGHVIDAVRQCGEIGVKVATIYSDGFAETGPAGQAKQDELLRVAAEAGVRVLGPNSMGVICPASHLTLSVNAVLEMGDVPIGRMGLVSQSGTILGTLLSRGAARGIGFSRMLSVGNEADIGVGELVDVLVDDPETDAILLFLEALRDAPTLARAARRAFDAGKPVIVYKLGRSQAGQAVALSHSGALAGEDKAVDAFFRAHGIVRVETLETLFEMPPLLRGQKPPRGKRVGVMTTTGGGASTVVDRLGAVGLDVIPAPDAVHERLKDFDLTIGRGPLIDLTMAGTRDGVYGAALTALLESDACDAVVCVVGSSAQFHPELAVSPIVEVGAKASKPVSAFMVPQADASLRLLADAGIAAFRTPEACADAMRAFFQWQVPSEGAVAKTADGARSPVSKDEAESLAVFASLGIPVAPHAVIADGNEAHGLTYPLAVKALSADLPHKTEAGAVKLGIASADELAEAIADIRANVAAHKPGLKLDRFLVEEMVSGVGEVLVGFRLDPQVGPVVVLSPGGILAEVYADSAIRAAPVSLATARDMIAEVKGLAPMRGYRSLPKGDLAALAGAIVKISSLATLAEPPLDAEINPMIVGAEGAGVCAVDGLVIEGK is encoded by the coding sequence ATGAGCGGCCTTGTCGAAGCTTTGTTGACGCCGCGCGGCGTGGCCCTTGTCGGCGCGTCGGCGGATCCAAAGAAAAACACCGGCCGCCCGCAGCGTTATCTGGGCGCGCACGGCTTCACGGGGGCGATCTATCCGGTCAACCCGGGCCGTGACGAGGTGCAGGGTCTGAGCGCCTATAAAAGTGTCGGCGACATCGACGGCCCATGCGATCAGGCGTTCATCATGGTCCCTGCCGGTCACGTCATCGATGCGGTGCGCCAGTGCGGCGAGATCGGCGTCAAGGTGGCGACGATCTATTCCGACGGCTTTGCCGAAACCGGTCCCGCCGGTCAGGCGAAGCAGGACGAGTTGCTGCGCGTCGCCGCCGAAGCGGGGGTGCGTGTGCTCGGCCCCAACAGTATGGGCGTGATCTGTCCGGCCAGCCATCTGACGCTGTCGGTCAACGCGGTGCTGGAAATGGGCGACGTACCCATCGGACGCATGGGACTTGTCTCGCAGTCGGGCACCATTCTCGGCACCTTGCTGTCGCGCGGCGCGGCGCGGGGGATCGGTTTTTCGCGCATGCTGTCGGTTGGCAACGAAGCCGATATCGGTGTCGGCGAACTGGTCGATGTGTTGGTCGACGATCCCGAAACCGATGCCATCCTGCTGTTTCTGGAAGCGCTGCGCGATGCGCCGACGCTGGCGCGTGCCGCCCGGCGCGCTTTCGATGCCGGGAAACCGGTGATCGTCTACAAGCTTGGCCGCTCGCAGGCGGGACAGGCTGTGGCACTGTCGCATTCCGGCGCGCTGGCGGGCGAGGACAAGGCCGTCGATGCATTTTTCCGTGCGCACGGGATCGTTCGTGTCGAGACGCTGGAAACGCTGTTCGAGATGCCGCCGTTGCTGCGGGGCCAAAAGCCGCCCCGTGGCAAACGGGTCGGCGTGATGACGACGACCGGCGGCGGCGCATCGACGGTTGTCGACCGCTTGGGCGCGGTCGGTCTCGACGTCATACCGGCACCCGACGCGGTGCATGAACGGCTCAAGGATTTCGATCTGACAATCGGGCGCGGGCCGCTGATCGATCTGACCATGGCCGGCACCCGCGACGGTGTTTACGGCGCGGCGTTGACGGCGTTGCTGGAAAGCGATGCCTGCGACGCGGTGGTCTGCGTGGTCGGTTCGTCGGCGCAGTTCCATCCGGAACTGGCGGTGTCGCCGATCGTCGAGGTCGGGGCCAAGGCGTCGAAACCCGTCTCGGCCTTCATGGTGCCGCAGGCCGATGCGTCGCTTCGATTGCTGGCGGACGCGGGGATTGCCGCGTTCCGCACGCCTGAGGCCTGCGCCGATGCCATGCGCGCGTTCTTCCAGTGGCAGGTGCCGAGCGAAGGTGCCGTTGCCAAGACGGCGGACGGGGCGCGCTCACCCGTCTCGAAGGATGAAGCCGAGTCTCTCGCTGTATTCGCGTCGCTCGGTATTCCGGTCGCGCCGCACGCGGTCATCGCCGATGGAAACGAAGCGCACGGATTGACCTATCCGCTGGCGGTCAAGGCATTGTCGGCGGACCTGCCGCACAAGACCGAAGCCGGGGCGGTGAAGCTCGGCATCGCCTCCGCGGACGAACTGGCCGAGGCCATTGCCGATATCCGGGCCAACGTGGCGGCTCATAAACCGGGCCTGAAGCTGGACCGCTTTCTGGTCGAGGAAATGGTGTCCGGCGTCGGCGAAGTGCTGGTCGGTTTCCGCCTCGACCCGCAGGTCGGCCCCGTCGTCGTGCTGTCGCCGGGCGGCATTTTGGCCGAGGTCTATGCCGACAGCGCCATCCGCGCCGCGCCGGTCAGCCTTGCCACCGCCCGCGACATGATCGCCGAGGTCAAGGGGCTGGCGCCGATGCGTGGCTACCGTAGTCTGCCGAAAGGCGATCTGGCGGCATTGGCCGGCGCCATCGTCAAAATCTCTTCGCTTGCCACGTTGGCCGAACCGCCGTTGGATGCGGAAATCAATCCGATGATTGTCGGTGCCGAAGGTGCGGGTGTCTGCGCCGTCGACGGACTGGTGATCGAGGGGAAATAG
- a CDS encoding enoyl-CoA hydratase-related protein, with translation MTQVESIHFETLDIFRSADHVLVVTLNRPEVRNAFNTQMGAELLALWSALYVDPGQCRAIVLTGGGDKAFCAGADLKERNGMSDDAWRQQHALFEQMIRAMMDCPVPIIGAINGAAYAGGLEVALNADFLYAVPHARFAFTEVTIGIMPGASGTQHLPRAIGVRRAKEVILTGRPFGAEQALEWGLVNRLCEPQKLMDEALETAAAIAANAPIAIRQANKAMQASQSTDLKTGYDVEIACYQKVIDTEDRLEGVLAFNEKRKPAFKGK, from the coding sequence GTGACGCAGGTTGAAAGTATTCATTTCGAGACTCTCGATATTTTCCGTTCCGCCGATCACGTGCTGGTCGTGACCCTGAACCGTCCCGAGGTGCGCAACGCCTTCAACACGCAAATGGGCGCAGAGCTTCTGGCGCTTTGGAGTGCGCTTTACGTCGACCCCGGTCAGTGCCGCGCCATCGTCCTGACCGGCGGCGGCGACAAGGCGTTCTGTGCCGGCGCCGACCTCAAGGAACGTAACGGCATGAGCGACGACGCCTGGCGCCAGCAGCATGCCCTGTTCGAACAAATGATCCGCGCCATGATGGATTGCCCGGTCCCGATCATCGGGGCCATCAACGGCGCGGCCTATGCCGGCGGGCTCGAAGTCGCACTGAATGCCGACTTCCTTTATGCAGTGCCGCACGCGCGCTTTGCCTTCACCGAAGTCACCATCGGCATCATGCCCGGTGCCTCCGGGACACAGCACCTGCCCCGCGCCATCGGCGTACGCCGCGCCAAGGAAGTGATCCTGACGGGCAGGCCGTTCGGCGCCGAGCAGGCGCTGGAGTGGGGGCTGGTCAACCGGCTCTGCGAACCGCAAAAACTCATGGACGAAGCTCTGGAAACCGCCGCCGCGATCGCCGCCAACGCGCCGATCGCGATCCGCCAGGCCAACAAGGCGATGCAGGCCTCGCAATCGACGGACCTGAAGACCGGTTATGACGTCGAAATCGCGTGCTATCAGAAGGTCATCGATACCGAGGACCGGCTGGAAGGCGTTCTCGCCTTCAACGAAAAACGCAAACCCGCCTTCAAGGGGAAATAA